One Cryptosporangium phraense DNA segment encodes these proteins:
- a CDS encoding carbon-phosphorus lyase complex subunit PhnI — MYVAVKGGEEAIANAHALLAQRGRGDTTLPEIDARQVAGQLGVLVSRVMAEGSLYDPELAARAVVQAQGDVLEAVTLVRSYRTTLPRFGATEPVDTAGLPPERRISATFKDLPGGQQLGATFDYTHRLFTEAPPAEPRRKPDDDTTMPRITELLGAQSLLESDGGHPDDPEPGDLTRDPTVFPLSRPERLQALARGDEGFLLGLAYSTQRGFGTTHPFAGEIRAGEVEVEFEAPELGFPVPLGRIELTECQMVNQFVGSAEAPAQFTRGYGLVFGRAERKAMSMSIVDRALRAEELGERTGSPAQDEEFVVSHADNVQAAGFVEHLKLPHYVDFQAELGLVRRLRKEAEADV, encoded by the coding sequence ATGTACGTCGCGGTGAAAGGCGGCGAGGAGGCGATCGCCAACGCGCACGCGTTGCTCGCCCAGCGCGGCCGGGGCGACACGACGCTGCCCGAGATCGACGCCCGGCAGGTCGCCGGCCAGCTCGGCGTGCTCGTGTCGCGGGTGATGGCCGAGGGGTCGCTGTACGACCCGGAGCTCGCCGCCCGGGCCGTCGTCCAGGCCCAGGGTGACGTGCTCGAGGCCGTCACGCTGGTGCGCTCGTACCGCACGACGCTGCCGCGTTTCGGCGCGACCGAGCCGGTCGACACGGCCGGGCTCCCGCCCGAGCGGCGGATCTCGGCCACGTTCAAGGACCTGCCCGGCGGCCAGCAGCTCGGGGCGACGTTCGACTACACCCACCGCCTGTTCACCGAGGCGCCGCCGGCCGAGCCCAGACGGAAGCCCGACGACGACACCACGATGCCCCGGATCACCGAGCTGCTCGGCGCCCAGTCCCTGCTGGAATCCGACGGCGGCCACCCGGACGACCCCGAACCCGGCGACCTCACCCGCGACCCCACCGTGTTCCCGCTGAGCCGCCCCGAGCGCCTGCAGGCGCTGGCCCGCGGCGACGAGGGTTTCCTGCTCGGCCTGGCCTACTCCACCCAGCGCGGCTTCGGCACCACCCACCCGTTCGCCGGGGAGATCCGGGCCGGCGAGGTCGAGGTCGAGTTCGAGGCCCCGGAGCTCGGGTTCCCGGTCCCGCTGGGCCGGATCGAGCTGACCGAGTGCCAGATGGTCAACCAGTTCGTCGGCAGCGCCGAGGCGCCGGCCCAGTTCACCCGCGGCTACGGCCTGGTCTTCGGACGGGCCGAGCGCAAGGCGATGTCGATGTCGATCGTCGACCGGGCGCTGCGCGCGGAGGAGCTCGGCGAACGCACGGGCAGCCCGGCCCAGGACGAGGAGTTCGTCGTCAGCCACGCCGACAACGTCCAGGCGGCCGGGTTCGTCGAGCACCTCAAGCTGCCCCACTACGTCGACTTCCAGGCCGAGCTCGGCCTGGTCCGTCGCCTCCGCAAGGAAGCCGAAGCCGATGTATAA
- a CDS encoding alpha-D-ribose 1-methylphosphonate 5-phosphate C-P-lyase PhnJ translates to MYNHGYLDEQTKRSIRRGLLKAVAIPGFQVPFASREVPMPRGWGTGGVQVTASVLGDDDTLKVIDQGADDTTNAVSIRAFFARMTGASTTTRTEDATVIQTRHRIPETPLAEGQILVYQVPLPEPLRFLEPRETETRRLHALEEYGSMYVKLYEDIARFGHIATTYDYPVLVNDRYLMAPSPIPSFDNPKMHLNPALQLFGAGREKRLYAVPPYTKVESLGFTDHPFEPQRFEQPCALCGSEGVYLDEVITDDDGTAMYVCSDTDHCERSRS, encoded by the coding sequence ATGTATAACCACGGCTACCTCGACGAACAGACCAAACGCAGCATCCGCCGGGGCCTGCTCAAGGCCGTCGCGATCCCCGGGTTCCAGGTGCCGTTCGCGTCCCGCGAGGTGCCGATGCCCCGCGGCTGGGGCACCGGGGGCGTCCAGGTGACCGCGAGCGTCCTCGGCGACGACGACACGCTCAAGGTCATCGACCAGGGCGCCGACGACACGACGAACGCGGTCTCGATCCGGGCCTTCTTCGCCCGGATGACCGGCGCGTCGACGACCACCCGCACCGAGGACGCGACCGTCATCCAGACCCGGCACCGCATCCCGGAGACGCCGCTGGCCGAGGGTCAGATCCTCGTCTACCAGGTGCCGCTGCCGGAGCCGCTGCGCTTCCTCGAACCCCGGGAGACCGAGACCCGGCGGCTGCACGCGCTGGAGGAGTACGGCTCGATGTACGTCAAGCTCTACGAGGACATCGCCCGGTTCGGGCACATCGCGACGACCTACGACTACCCGGTGCTGGTCAACGACCGGTACCTGATGGCGCCGTCGCCGATCCCGAGCTTCGACAACCCGAAGATGCACCTCAACCCGGCCCTGCAGCTGTTCGGCGCCGGACGGGAGAAGCGCCTCTACGCGGTGCCGCCGTACACGAAGGTCGAGAGCCTCGGCTTCACCGACCACCCGTTCGAGCCGCAGCGCTTCGAGCAGCCGTGCGCGCTCTGCGGCTCCGAGGGCGTCTACCTCGACGAGGTGATCACCGACGACGACGGGACCGCGATGTACGTCTGCTCGGACACCGACCACTGCGAACGGAGCCGGTCGTGA
- the phnK gene encoding phosphonate C-P lyase system protein PhnK, whose translation MTPLLRADGVGHAYGKRFGCRDVSFELWPGEVLAVVGESGSGKSTLLSALAGRLDLTEGSVHYGDRSIAELPESRLRKLWRSEWGFVHQNPADGLRMHVSAGGNIGEPLMANGWRHYGEIRAAAAEWLARVEIPVDRIDDPPTTFSGGMRQRLQIARNLVVSPRLVFMDEPTSGLDVSVQARLLDLIRSLVRELGLSLVIVTHDLGVARLVSDRTLVMKDGAVIESGLTDRVLDDPQSGYAQLLVASVLR comes from the coding sequence GTGACCCCGCTGCTCCGCGCCGACGGTGTCGGCCACGCCTACGGGAAGCGGTTCGGCTGCCGGGACGTCAGCTTCGAGCTCTGGCCCGGTGAGGTGCTCGCCGTCGTCGGCGAGTCCGGTTCCGGCAAGTCGACGCTGCTGTCCGCGCTGGCCGGACGTCTCGACCTGACCGAAGGGTCGGTCCACTACGGCGACCGGTCGATCGCCGAGTTGCCGGAGAGCCGGCTGCGCAAGCTCTGGCGCAGCGAGTGGGGGTTCGTCCACCAGAACCCGGCCGACGGGCTGCGCATGCACGTCAGCGCCGGAGGCAACATCGGCGAGCCGCTGATGGCCAACGGCTGGCGCCACTACGGCGAGATCCGGGCGGCCGCGGCCGAGTGGCTGGCCCGGGTCGAGATCCCGGTCGACCGCATCGACGACCCGCCGACGACGTTCTCCGGCGGGATGCGTCAGCGGCTGCAGATCGCCCGCAACCTCGTCGTCTCGCCCCGGCTGGTGTTCATGGACGAGCCGACCAGCGGGCTCGACGTCTCGGTGCAGGCCCGGCTGCTCGACCTGATCCGCTCGCTGGTGCGCGAGCTGGGGCTGTCCCTGGTGATCGTGACCCACGATCTGGGGGTGGCCCGGCTCGTCTCCGACCGCACTCTCGTGATGAAGGACGGTGCCGTGATCGAATCCGGCCTCACCGACCGGGTCCTCGACGACCCCCAGTCCGGTTACGCCCAGCTGCTCGTCGCGTCGGTGCTGCGATGA
- the phnL gene encoding phosphonate C-P lyase system protein PhnL produces the protein MTLLTVEDVSKTFTMHLHGGSRLPVLRGLSLSVAPGECVVLGGPSGVGKSSILKMIYGNYLTDAGRISVGGLDIATASPREVLAARRGTVGYVSQFLRCVPRVGALPVVAEPLIERGTDRGDAEERAAALLRRLDIPERLWALPPATFSGGEQQRVNIARGLIAGLPLLLLDEPTASLDVANRAIVVGLLREQLAAGVGMLAIFHDPEVREALADRVVDVSGFAP, from the coding sequence ATGACGCTCCTCACCGTCGAGGACGTCTCGAAGACGTTCACCATGCACCTGCACGGAGGCTCCCGGCTGCCGGTCCTGCGCGGGCTGTCGCTGTCGGTCGCGCCGGGGGAGTGCGTCGTGCTCGGCGGCCCGTCGGGCGTCGGCAAGAGCTCGATCCTGAAGATGATCTACGGCAACTATCTGACCGACGCCGGGCGGATCTCGGTCGGCGGCCTCGACATCGCCACCGCGTCGCCGCGGGAGGTGCTGGCCGCCCGCCGGGGGACCGTCGGGTACGTGAGCCAGTTCCTGCGCTGCGTGCCGCGCGTCGGCGCGCTGCCGGTGGTGGCCGAGCCGCTGATCGAGCGGGGCACCGACCGCGGCGACGCCGAGGAGCGGGCGGCCGCGCTGCTTCGTCGCCTCGACATCCCCGAGCGGCTCTGGGCGCTGCCCCCGGCGACGTTCTCCGGCGGCGAGCAGCAGCGCGTCAACATCGCCCGCGGCCTGATCGCCGGCCTGCCCCTGCTGCTGCTCGACGAGCCGACCGCGTCGCTGGACGTCGCCAACCGCGCGATCGTCGTCGGGCTGCTGCGCGAGCAGCTCGCGGCCGGGGTCGGGATGCTGGCCATCTTCCACGACCCCGAGGTCCGCGAGGCGCTGGCCGACCGGGTCGTCGACGTGAGCGGCTTCGCGCCGTGA
- a CDS encoding DUF1045 domain-containing protein, protein MTRYAIYVVPDRPEAATWFGRPEVRPISVDARRYGFHATVKAPFRLASGRTATDLDARLAAFAAQQEPVTVPALRLACLDGFFALIPSHPQPALQTLAADVVVEFDDLRAPLTEAEIARRRPERLDDRERHLLHTYGYPYVLDRFLFHLTLTDRLPVDRWAPVEQDLRSHFDAMIGHDLVIGSLALCIEPAPGQPFEISSTHAFKGTL, encoded by the coding sequence GTGACCCGCTACGCGATCTACGTCGTCCCCGACCGGCCCGAGGCGGCCACCTGGTTCGGACGTCCGGAGGTGCGGCCGATCTCCGTCGACGCCCGCCGGTACGGGTTCCACGCCACGGTGAAGGCCCCGTTCCGGTTGGCCTCCGGTCGAACGGCCACCGATCTGGACGCCCGGCTGGCGGCGTTCGCGGCCCAGCAGGAGCCGGTCACCGTGCCGGCCCTGAGGCTGGCGTGCCTCGACGGCTTCTTCGCGCTGATCCCGAGCCACCCGCAACCGGCCCTTCAGACGCTCGCCGCCGACGTCGTCGTGGAGTTCGACGACCTGCGGGCGCCCCTCACCGAAGCCGAGATCGCCCGGCGCCGGCCCGAGCGGCTGGACGACCGCGAGCGGCATCTCTTGCACACCTACGGCTATCCGTACGTCCTCGACCGCTTCCTGTTCCACCTCACGCTGACCGACCGCCTGCCCGTCGACCGCTGGGCACCGGTCGAGCAGGACCTGCGCTCTCACTTCGACGCGATGATCGGCCACGACCTCGTCATCGGGTCGTTGGCGCTGTGCATCGAGCCCGCTCCCGGGCAACCCTTCGAGATCTCCTCCACGCACGCCTTCAAGGGGACCCTGTGA
- a CDS encoding alpha-D-ribose 1-methylphosphonate 5-triphosphate diphosphatase, producing the protein MTETVLRNATLVLPDSVLTGSVVVRDGVIVDLDTGGTTGSAGSAGEDLDGDYLLPGLVEVHTDHLEYHVKPRPGTEWDAVPAVLAHDAQLTSSGVTTVLDALRVGSDPRHYDTAALQDAAPALAPRMAAAIAHSADAGILRADHYLHLRCEVPAPDCVDVFDTFAGDPRVLLVSLMDHTPGARQFASLDAFRRYTVGKGRVSDAEFDEYVRFLQSVGAEYADKHRAAIAERVRERGLRLATHDDATVEHVAESVAIGGTIAEFPTTVAAARAAVESGQQTVMGAPNLVLGGSQSGNVSAAEILAEGLLDILSSDYVPSSPLQAVFHLHSAGTLPIEAGARLVSTNPARAVGLDDRGEIAIGQRADLVRVHAHDSANGPRSSFPVVRGVWRAGRRVC; encoded by the coding sequence GTGACCGAGACCGTCCTCCGTAACGCGACCCTCGTCCTTCCCGACTCCGTCCTCACCGGCAGCGTCGTCGTTCGCGACGGCGTCATCGTCGACCTCGACACCGGCGGGACCACCGGCTCGGCCGGCTCGGCCGGCGAGGACCTGGACGGCGACTACCTGTTGCCGGGCCTGGTCGAGGTGCACACCGACCACCTCGAGTACCACGTCAAGCCCCGCCCCGGCACCGAGTGGGACGCGGTGCCCGCGGTGCTGGCCCACGACGCCCAGCTGACCTCGTCCGGCGTCACGACCGTGCTGGACGCGCTGCGGGTCGGCTCCGACCCCCGCCACTACGACACCGCGGCCCTGCAGGACGCGGCCCCGGCGCTGGCCCCGCGGATGGCCGCGGCCATCGCGCACAGCGCGGACGCCGGGATCCTGCGCGCCGACCACTACCTGCACCTGCGCTGCGAGGTGCCGGCCCCGGACTGCGTCGACGTGTTCGACACGTTCGCCGGCGACCCCCGGGTACTGCTGGTGTCGCTGATGGACCACACCCCGGGCGCCCGCCAGTTCGCCAGCCTCGACGCGTTCCGCCGCTACACGGTCGGCAAGGGCCGGGTGTCGGACGCCGAGTTCGACGAGTACGTCCGGTTCCTGCAGAGCGTCGGGGCCGAGTACGCCGACAAGCACCGGGCGGCGATCGCCGAGCGGGTCCGCGAGCGCGGGCTGCGGCTGGCGACGCACGACGACGCGACCGTCGAGCACGTGGCCGAGTCGGTCGCGATCGGCGGCACGATCGCCGAGTTCCCGACCACGGTGGCGGCGGCCCGGGCCGCGGTCGAGAGCGGCCAGCAGACCGTGATGGGCGCCCCGAACCTGGTGCTCGGCGGGTCCCAGTCGGGCAACGTGTCGGCGGCCGAGATCCTGGCCGAGGGCCTGCTCGACATCCTGTCGTCGGACTACGTGCCGTCCAGCCCGCTGCAGGCGGTGTTCCACCTGCACTCCGCGGGGACGTTGCCGATCGAGGCCGGCGCCCGGCTGGTCAGCACGAACCCGGCCCGGGCGGTCGGGCTCGACGACCGGGGCGAGATCGCGATCGGACAGCGCGCCGACCTGGTGCGGGTGCACGCCCACGACAGCGCGAACGGCCCGCGCTCCTCGTTCCCCGTGGTGCGGGGGGTGTGGAGGGCGGGCCGCCGGGTGTGCTGA
- a CDS encoding PhnE/PtxC family ABC transporter permease — protein sequence MTTTLAAPPENDDVAARAPRRPVQIEKISGLVVVLALLVFAVHSLTRLDFTWDNILSSLDNAATVFEKMDPISLPAFGDLMYLIGLTVGIVVLGTLVAAIISVPVAWISADNTTPAGWLRWVGRTISVLTRALPDVVLALAFSLTFALGSPLPGVFAIGIHSIGMISKLFADAIEQSDNGPRLAIRAAGGSRAQEFWSGVFPQVLPSWIATVLHRFDINLRGSAILGYAGVGGLGYAMRLAFQDFPTGYGRGLGIAIVIFVLCVVLEVVSSTIRRTLLGVQPTGLSLGDRIVRRATKGRPAREKTAPGPGKSTVDEMMRRPWTRERVSNLAWVLAALAVIVGSWFWSDVKFDDIAWNQVVPTLQSFWPPDLGSHSFGEFGQALLVTVEVAFAAALLSLVFSLIFGSLAARNVAPNGPTRNAFRVVLVIFRGVPELVLAIFLIMVTGLGNQAGAIALAFGGIGLLGKLIADSFEEVPAGPERALTAAGATRAQRYASATWTQGLPALISNSLYLVDTNIRAATILGIVGGSGIGFYLTNASTVQDLHGQVTTLVLMVLVSVLALEGISTWLRRVFR from the coding sequence GTGACGACCACGCTGGCGGCCCCGCCGGAGAACGACGACGTCGCCGCGCGGGCCCCGCGGCGGCCGGTGCAGATCGAGAAGATCTCCGGGCTGGTCGTCGTCCTGGCGCTGCTGGTCTTCGCGGTCCACTCGCTGACCCGGCTGGACTTCACCTGGGACAACATCCTCTCGAGCCTCGACAACGCGGCCACGGTCTTCGAGAAGATGGACCCGATCAGCCTCCCCGCGTTCGGGGACCTGATGTACCTGATCGGGCTCACGGTCGGCATCGTGGTGCTCGGCACGCTGGTCGCGGCGATCATCTCGGTGCCGGTCGCCTGGATCTCGGCCGACAACACGACGCCGGCCGGGTGGCTGCGCTGGGTCGGCCGCACGATCAGCGTCCTGACCCGGGCGCTGCCGGACGTCGTGCTCGCGCTGGCCTTCTCGCTCACGTTCGCGCTGGGCAGTCCGCTCCCCGGCGTGTTCGCGATCGGGATCCACTCGATCGGCATGATCTCGAAGCTGTTCGCGGACGCGATCGAGCAGTCCGACAACGGGCCGCGGCTGGCGATCCGGGCGGCCGGCGGCTCGCGCGCCCAGGAGTTCTGGTCCGGGGTCTTCCCGCAGGTCCTGCCCTCGTGGATCGCGACCGTGCTGCACCGCTTCGACATCAACCTGCGCGGCTCGGCCATCCTCGGCTACGCCGGCGTCGGCGGCCTCGGCTACGCGATGCGGCTGGCCTTCCAGGACTTCCCGACCGGCTACGGCCGCGGCCTGGGCATCGCGATCGTCATCTTCGTCCTCTGCGTCGTGCTCGAGGTCGTCTCGTCGACGATCCGGCGCACGCTGCTCGGCGTCCAGCCGACCGGGCTGAGCCTCGGCGATCGGATCGTGCGCCGGGCCACGAAGGGACGTCCGGCGCGCGAGAAGACCGCCCCCGGTCCGGGGAAATCGACGGTCGACGAGATGATGCGACGCCCGTGGACGCGCGAGCGCGTGAGCAACCTGGCCTGGGTGCTGGCCGCGCTCGCCGTGATCGTCGGCAGCTGGTTCTGGTCGGACGTCAAGTTCGACGACATCGCCTGGAACCAGGTCGTCCCGACGTTGCAGAGCTTCTGGCCGCCCGACCTCGGCAGCCACAGCTTCGGCGAGTTCGGGCAGGCCCTGCTCGTGACCGTCGAGGTCGCGTTCGCGGCCGCGCTGCTCTCGCTGGTGTTCTCGCTGATCTTCGGGTCGCTGGCGGCCCGGAACGTGGCCCCCAACGGCCCGACCCGGAATGCGTTCCGGGTGGTGCTGGTGATCTTCCGGGGCGTCCCGGAACTGGTGCTGGCGATCTTCCTGATCATGGTCACCGGCCTCGGTAACCAGGCCGGGGCGATCGCGCTGGCGTTCGGTGGCATCGGCCTGCTCGGCAAGCTCATCGCCGACTCGTTCGAGGAGGTCCCGGCCGGCCCGGAGCGAGCGCTGACCGCCGCGGGCGCCACCCGGGCCCAGCGGTACGCGTCCGCCACCTGGACGCAGGGGCTGCCCGCGCTGATCAGCAACTCGCTCTACCTGGTCGATACGAACATCCGGGCGGCGACGATCCTCGGCATCGTCGGCGGGAGCGGCATCGGCTTCTACCTGACGAACGCGTCGACCGTGCAGGACCTGCACGGCCAGGTGACGACGCTCGTGCTGATGGTGCTGGTCAGCGTGCTCGCCCTCGAGGGCATCTCGACCTGGCTGCGGCGGGTCTTCCGGTAG
- the phnC gene encoding phosphonate ABC transporter ATP-binding protein, whose protein sequence is MSDTTTSGIISVSGVTKKFGATQALNDVNVRVDRGEVVVLLGLSGSGKSTLLRHLNGLEFPTSGTVEVLGENVPALGPKGLRALRGRVGMIFQQFELVPSLTALENVLTGGLGALSGPRLGLWAYPRAMKVTALTHLDRVGLLDRAYHRADQLSGGQQQRVAIARALMQSPEILLADEPVASLDPESSNQVMALIREIAADDGLTVVCSLHQVDIALDWGDRIVGLRHGEVVLDTPATGLSKAEVMEIYGRVTTSTAEFAAIEAELAAVRVTTADAEQPSDLDDAR, encoded by the coding sequence ATGAGCGACACGACGACCTCCGGCATCATCTCCGTCTCCGGAGTCACGAAGAAATTCGGCGCCACGCAGGCGCTCAACGACGTGAACGTCCGGGTGGACCGGGGGGAGGTCGTCGTGCTGCTCGGGCTCTCCGGGTCCGGGAAGTCCACGCTGCTGCGTCACCTGAACGGCCTCGAGTTCCCCACGTCGGGCACCGTCGAGGTGCTCGGCGAGAACGTCCCGGCGCTCGGCCCGAAGGGCCTGCGGGCCCTGCGGGGCCGGGTCGGCATGATCTTCCAGCAGTTCGAGCTCGTTCCCTCGCTGACCGCGCTGGAGAACGTGCTCACCGGCGGGCTGGGCGCGCTGTCCGGCCCGCGGCTCGGGCTGTGGGCCTACCCCAGGGCCATGAAGGTGACCGCGCTGACCCACCTGGACCGGGTCGGGCTGCTGGACCGGGCGTACCACCGCGCCGACCAGCTCTCCGGCGGTCAGCAGCAGCGGGTCGCGATCGCCCGGGCGCTGATGCAGAGCCCGGAGATCCTGCTCGCCGACGAGCCGGTCGCCTCGCTCGACCCTGAGTCGAGCAACCAGGTGATGGCGCTGATCCGCGAGATCGCCGCCGACGACGGCCTCACCGTCGTCTGCAGCCTGCACCAGGTCGACATCGCGCTGGACTGGGGCGACCGGATCGTCGGCCTGCGCCACGGCGAGGTCGTGCTCGACACGCCGGCCACCGGGCTGTCGAAGGCCGAGGTCATGGAGATCTACGGCCGGGTCACGACGTCGACCGCGGAGTTCGCGGCGATCGAGGCCGAGCTGGCCGCGGTCCGGGTCACGACCGCCGACGCCGAGCAGCCGTCCGATCTGGACGACGCACGGTGA
- a CDS encoding phosphate/phosphite/phosphonate ABC transporter substrate-binding protein, whose translation MRLNRIKAVAGAAAAALLVVTALAGCSSDSDDSGSGGGGKWAKSSGTLVFGTVPDKAGSDSNWKPLEDYIAKKTGYKVEFYPTADYTALIAAAVAGKVDVAAFSGLTYVQATNKGAELNVASSVIASKGLTDPGYYSEAIVPAGSSITTLAGAKGKKVCFVDPNSTSGFLFGLLALQKAGLNVKSSGQDASGAPKFDDFTATFAGSHDKSVQAVGAKQCDVGFAEDSEAEPAAKKGTLKVIGKEYVPGGPLVYSKNLPQDAQDKIKPVLSSITLDQITAAGVDATEAFQEGFQAAKPETDDYYKSIRDICEQIPAAKCAPTS comes from the coding sequence ATGCGCCTCAATCGCATCAAGGCAGTCGCCGGCGCAGCCGCCGCGGCCCTGCTCGTCGTCACCGCCTTAGCCGGCTGCTCCTCCGACTCCGACGACAGCGGTTCGGGCGGCGGCGGCAAGTGGGCCAAGTCGTCCGGCACGCTCGTCTTCGGCACCGTGCCCGACAAGGCCGGCTCGGACTCGAACTGGAAGCCGCTCGAGGACTACATCGCCAAGAAGACCGGCTACAAGGTCGAGTTCTACCCGACCGCCGACTACACCGCGCTGATCGCCGCCGCGGTCGCGGGCAAGGTCGACGTGGCCGCGTTCTCCGGCCTCACCTACGTGCAGGCCACCAACAAGGGCGCCGAGCTGAACGTCGCCTCGTCGGTCATCGCGTCGAAGGGCCTGACCGACCCGGGCTACTACTCCGAGGCGATCGTCCCGGCCGGCTCGTCGATCACGACGCTGGCCGGCGCCAAGGGCAAGAAGGTCTGCTTCGTCGACCCGAACTCGACCTCGGGTTTCCTGTTCGGCCTGCTGGCCCTGCAGAAGGCCGGCCTGAACGTGAAGTCGAGCGGCCAGGACGCCAGCGGCGCCCCCAAGTTCGACGACTTCACCGCGACGTTCGCGGGCTCGCACGACAAGTCGGTCCAGGCCGTCGGGGCCAAGCAGTGCGACGTCGGCTTCGCCGAGGACTCCGAGGCCGAGCCGGCCGCCAAGAAGGGCACGCTCAAGGTCATCGGCAAGGAGTACGTGCCCGGCGGTCCGCTGGTGTACTCGAAGAACCTGCCGCAGGACGCCCAGGACAAGATCAAGCCGGTCCTGAGCAGCATCACGCTCGACCAGATCACCGCGGCCGGCGTCGACGCCACCGAGGCGTTCCAGGAGGGCTTCCAGGCGGCCAAGCCGGAGACCGACGACTACTACAAGTCGATCCGGGACATCTGCGAGCAGATCCCGGCCGCGAAGTGCGCGCCCACCAGCTGA
- a CDS encoding NDMA-dependent alcohol dehydrogenase yields MKTQAAVVYETGKPIEIEEVELSKPQDGEVLIRYLYAGLCHSDVHIAHGDLEARLPMVLGHEGAGVIEEVGPGVTRVKPGDRVVCSFIPNCGVCRYCANGQQSICDLGATLLEGSLPGGRFPITGRSGEYGAMCLLGTFSQYGVIHQSSVVKVDDSLPLDKAVLVGCGVPTGFGSVVNTAETKPGDTVVVVGVGGIGINAVQGAAIAGAKHVVAVDPLALKRDKALELGATHAFPSVADAMETVWAITGGQMADAAILTPGLLSTENVTDGFNIVGKAGIVVLTALNKLDEVNVQLPGTIMTLFRKQLRGSLFGDSNPTVDIPRLLGLYQDGRLKLDEIITRTYRLEEVNQGYEDLLNGENVRGVVVHSH; encoded by the coding sequence ATGAAGACGCAGGCCGCAGTCGTCTACGAGACCGGCAAACCGATCGAGATCGAAGAAGTCGAACTGTCCAAGCCCCAGGACGGCGAAGTCCTGATCCGCTATCTGTACGCGGGGTTGTGCCACTCCGACGTCCACATCGCGCACGGCGACCTCGAGGCGCGCCTGCCGATGGTCCTCGGCCACGAGGGCGCGGGCGTGATCGAGGAGGTCGGGCCCGGGGTCACCCGGGTGAAGCCGGGCGACCGGGTGGTCTGCTCGTTCATCCCGAACTGCGGGGTGTGCCGGTACTGCGCCAACGGTCAGCAGTCGATCTGCGACCTCGGGGCGACGCTGCTGGAGGGTTCGCTGCCCGGCGGCCGGTTCCCGATCACCGGGCGCAGCGGGGAGTACGGCGCGATGTGCCTGCTCGGCACGTTCAGCCAGTACGGCGTCATCCATCAGAGCTCGGTCGTGAAGGTCGACGACTCGCTGCCGCTGGACAAGGCGGTGCTGGTGGGCTGCGGTGTCCCGACCGGGTTCGGCTCGGTCGTCAATACCGCGGAGACGAAGCCGGGTGACACGGTCGTCGTGGTCGGCGTCGGCGGGATCGGCATCAACGCCGTGCAGGGTGCGGCGATCGCCGGCGCGAAGCACGTCGTCGCGGTGGACCCGCTGGCGCTGAAGCGGGACAAGGCGCTGGAACTGGGGGCGACGCACGCGTTCCCGAGCGTGGCCGACGCGATGGAGACGGTCTGGGCGATCACCGGAGGCCAGATGGCCGACGCGGCGATCCTCACGCCCGGGCTGCTGTCGACCGAGAACGTCACCGATGGGTTCAACATCGTCGGCAAGGCCGGCATCGTCGTACTGACCGCGCTCAACAAGCTGGACGAGGTCAACGTCCAGCTGCCGGGCACGATCATGACGCTGTTCCGCAAGCAGTTGCGGGGCAGCCTGTTCGGGGACAGCAACCCGACCGTGGACATCCCGCGGCTGCTGGGGCTGTACCAGGACGGGCGGCTGAAGCTGGACGAGATCATCACCCGGACGTACCGGCTCGAGGAGGTCAACCAGGGGTACGAGGACCTGCTGAACGGCGAGAACGTGCGCGGGGTGGTCGTCCACTCGCACTGA